The following coding sequences lie in one Pseudomonas monsensis genomic window:
- a CDS encoding acyltransferase — MLDFLPAPLRGVIASLLLALNTILLCSFLFCVALIKVLPFDLARRASLWLMSHTHEAWISNNKAWMNLVRRTRWHISGLQGLDYQHSYLITSNHQSWVDILVLQYVLNRKIQPLKFFLKQELIWVPVIGLAWWALGFPFMKRYSKAYLEKHPEKKGKDLETTRKTCAKFRDNPVGIFNFVEGTRFTEGKHAQQQSPFKYLLKPKAGGIAFVLDAMGEQLESIVNVTIHYPAGRPGFWDLLCGNVRDVVVHFEELQIPQQFIGKNYDQDGEYRLQFQGWINQLWLDKDALLEQMHREYPARS; from the coding sequence ATGCTGGACTTTCTCCCTGCACCGTTGCGCGGTGTGATCGCCTCGCTGCTGTTGGCACTCAATACGATTCTGCTGTGTTCGTTTCTGTTCTGCGTGGCGCTGATCAAAGTGCTGCCGTTCGACCTCGCACGACGCGCCTCGTTGTGGCTGATGAGCCACACCCACGAAGCCTGGATCAGTAACAACAAGGCCTGGATGAACCTGGTACGGCGCACGCGCTGGCATATCAGCGGCCTGCAAGGTCTGGACTACCAGCACTCGTACCTGATCACCAGCAACCACCAGAGCTGGGTCGACATTCTGGTGCTGCAATACGTGCTCAACCGCAAGATCCAACCGCTGAAGTTCTTCCTCAAGCAGGAGCTGATCTGGGTCCCGGTGATCGGTCTGGCGTGGTGGGCGCTGGGCTTTCCGTTCATGAAGCGCTACTCCAAGGCCTACCTGGAAAAGCACCCGGAAAAGAAAGGCAAAGACCTGGAAACCACACGCAAGACCTGCGCGAAGTTTCGCGACAATCCGGTGGGGATTTTCAACTTCGTCGAGGGCACACGCTTCACTGAAGGCAAGCATGCGCAGCAGCAGTCGCCGTTCAAATATTTGCTCAAGCCCAAGGCTGGCGGGATCGCCTTTGTGCTGGATGCGATGGGTGAACAACTGGAGTCGATCGTCAACGTGACCATCCACTACCCGGCCGGCCGTCCGGGGTTCTGGGATTTGCTCTGCGGCAATGTGCGCGATGTGGTGGTGCACTTTGAAGAACTGCAGATTCCGCAGCAGTTCATTGGCAAGAACTACGACCAGGACGGCGAATATCGCCTGCAGTTTCAGGGCTGGATCAATCAGCTTTGGCTGGACAAGGATGCGTTGCTCGAACAGATGCACCGCGAATACCCAGCGAGGTCTTGA
- the pta gene encoding phosphate acetyltransferase, giving the protein MQTFFIAPTDFGVGLTSISLGLVRTLERAGLKVGFFKPIAQPHPGDTGPERSTELVARTHGLKPPQPLGLAHVERMLGDGQLDELLEEIITLYQQAAVGKDVLVVEGMVPTRSASYAARVNLHLAKSLDAEVILVSAPENEVLAELSGRVELQAQLFGGPKDPKVLGVILNKVKTEESMDAFAARLKEHSPLLRSGDFRLLGCIPFQPELNAPRTRDVADLMGAQVLNAGDYETRRMTKIIICARTMRNTVELLKPGVLVVTPGDRDDIILAVSLAAINGVPLAGLLLTSDTLPDPRIMDLCRGALQAGLPVLSVSTGSYDTANLLNGLNKEIPIDDRERAEIITDFVASHLDAKWLHQRCGTPREMRLSPAVFRYQLIQHAQAANKRIVLPEGSEPLTVQAAAICQERGIARCVLLAKPADVEAVARAQGIVLPPGLEILDPDLIRERYVEPMVALRKSKSLNAPMAEQQLEDTVVIGTMMLALDEVDGLVSGVINTTANTIRPALQLIKTAPGCTLVSSVFFMLFPEEVLVYGDCVMNPHPSAAELAEIALQSADSAAAFGITPRVAMISYSSGESASGEEVEKVREATLLAHEQQHSLLIDGPLQYDAAANADVARQLAPNSQVAGRATVFVFPDLNTGNTTHKAVQRSADCVSLGPMLQGLRKPVNDLPRGAQVDDIVYTIALTAIQAANRPMDV; this is encoded by the coding sequence ATGCAAACTTTTTTTATCGCGCCCACCGATTTTGGTGTGGGTCTGACCTCCATCAGCCTCGGGCTGGTACGTACGCTTGAGCGCGCCGGGCTGAAGGTCGGCTTCTTCAAACCGATTGCCCAGCCGCACCCGGGCGACACCGGCCCCGAGCGCTCCACTGAACTGGTGGCGCGCACCCACGGCCTGAAACCGCCGCAACCCTTGGGCCTGGCCCACGTCGAGCGCATGCTGGGCGATGGGCAGCTCGATGAACTGCTCGAAGAAATCATCACCCTCTATCAGCAAGCCGCCGTCGGCAAGGACGTGCTGGTCGTCGAAGGCATGGTGCCGACGCGCAGCGCCAGTTACGCCGCGCGGGTCAACCTGCACCTGGCCAAGAGCCTGGATGCCGAGGTGATTCTGGTCTCGGCGCCGGAAAACGAAGTGCTCGCCGAACTGTCCGGCCGCGTCGAGTTGCAGGCGCAATTGTTCGGTGGCCCGAAGGATCCGAAAGTCCTTGGCGTGATCCTCAACAAGGTCAAGACCGAGGAGAGCATGGACGCCTTCGCCGCACGTCTGAAGGAACATTCGCCGTTGCTGCGCAGCGGTGATTTCCGCCTGCTCGGCTGCATTCCGTTTCAGCCGGAACTCAACGCGCCGCGCACCCGCGACGTCGCCGATCTGATGGGCGCACAAGTGCTCAACGCCGGCGACTACGAAACCCGGCGCATGACCAAAATCATCATTTGCGCACGGACCATGCGCAACACCGTTGAGCTGCTCAAGCCCGGCGTGCTGGTGGTGACCCCGGGCGATCGCGACGACATCATCCTCGCCGTCAGCCTCGCGGCGATCAACGGCGTGCCGCTGGCCGGCCTGCTACTGACCAGCGACACCCTGCCCGATCCGCGCATCATGGACTTGTGCCGTGGCGCGTTGCAGGCCGGTCTGCCGGTATTGTCGGTGAGCACCGGCTCGTACGACACCGCCAACCTGCTCAACGGCCTGAACAAGGAAATCCCGATTGATGACCGCGAGCGCGCGGAGATCATCACCGATTTCGTCGCCAGCCATCTCGATGCCAAGTGGCTGCACCAGCGTTGCGGCACCCCACGGGAAATGCGCCTGTCGCCGGCGGTGTTCCGCTATCAGTTGATCCAGCATGCGCAAGCGGCGAACAAACGCATCGTCCTGCCCGAAGGCAGCGAACCGCTCACCGTGCAGGCAGCGGCGATCTGCCAGGAACGCGGGATCGCCCGTTGCGTGTTGCTGGCAAAACCTGCAGACGTCGAAGCTGTGGCGCGCGCGCAGGGCATCGTGTTGCCGCCGGGGCTGGAAATCCTCGATCCGGATCTGATTCGCGAGCGTTACGTCGAACCGATGGTTGCCTTGCGCAAGAGCAAAAGCCTCAACGCACCGATGGCCGAACAGCAACTGGAAGACACCGTGGTGATCGGCACCATGATGCTCGCCCTCGATGAAGTCGACGGACTGGTGTCCGGGGTGATCAACACCACCGCCAACACCATCCGCCCGGCCCTGCAGCTGATTAAAACCGCACCGGGCTGCACGCTGGTGTCGTCGGTGTTCTTCATGCTCTTTCCTGAAGAAGTGCTGGTCTACGGCGACTGTGTGATGAACCCGCACCCAAGCGCTGCGGAACTGGCCGAGATCGCCCTGCAAAGCGCCGACTCGGCAGCGGCCTTCGGCATCACCCCGCGCGTGGCGATGATCAGCTATTCCAGCGGCGAATCGGCCAGCGGTGAAGAAGTCGAGAAAGTCCGTGAGGCCACCCTGCTCGCCCACGAACAACAGCACTCGTTGCTGATCGACGGCCCACTGCAATACGACGCCGCCGCCAACGCCGATGTTGCCCGGCAACTGGCGCCGAACAGTCAAGTGGCCGGTCGCGCCACGGTGTTCGTGTTCCCTGACCTGAACACCGGCAACACCACGCACAAAGCCGTGCAGCGCAGCGCCGATTGCGTCAGCCTCGGCCCGATGCTGCAAGGCCTGCGCAAACCGGTGAACGATCTGCCGCGCGGCGCGCAGGTCGATGACATCGTCTACACCATCGCCCTGACCGCGATTCAAGCCGCCAACCGACCTATGGATGTGTAA
- a CDS encoding DUF3565 domain-containing protein: protein METALLAAISMGRDLLHKNIERPSLAKQSRESEHNPDKRDSTIAGFHQDEDGHWVVELSCGHTQHLRHQPPWQSRAWVLDPAQRIEKIGQPFACGWCAQGVVSDNLGN, encoded by the coding sequence ATGGAGACAGCCTTATTGGCGGCGATCAGCATGGGGCGAGACCTTTTGCATAAGAATATAGAAAGGCCAAGTTTAGCGAAGCAATCGCGCGAAAGCGAACACAACCCGGACAAACGGGATTCGACGATTGCCGGCTTCCATCAGGATGAGGACGGCCATTGGGTCGTTGAGCTTTCCTGCGGCCACACGCAACACCTGCGTCACCAGCCGCCGTGGCAATCACGGGCGTGGGTGCTCGACCCGGCGCAACGTATTGAAAAAATAGGCCAACCCTTTGCCTGCGGTTGGTGCGCACAAGGCGTGGTTAGCGATAACCTTGGCAACTGA